The following are from one region of the Myxococcales bacterium genome:
- the wecB gene encoding UDP-N-acetylglucosamine 2-epimerase (non-hydrolyzing), whose amino-acid sequence MFFTIVGARPNFMKAAPIHEAFRAAGIPHELVHTGQHYDEAMSKVFFEDLGMPRPIVDLEVGSGSHAQQTGAVMVGLETFFGKTKPRGVLVVGDVNSTMAASIVCAKMGIFVAHVEAGLRSGDWRMPEEVNRVVTDSVCDLLLTPSPEADENLLREGCDAASIVRVGNVMIDTLMAHLPRAQALDVPARFGVSPGQYAVLTLHRPSNVDDPAVLGGILGAVAQIAARLPVVFPVHPRTRKQAAASGLADVMEKTPGLVLCDPLGYLEFLSLSSRARLALTDSGGLQEETTALGIPCLTLRENTERPVTLTEGTNTLVGTNPDAIVREAIAALEGKKAGRVPALWDGHTAPRIVDAIRPFA is encoded by the coding sequence ATGTTCTTCACCATCGTGGGCGCTCGCCCCAACTTCATGAAGGCCGCACCCATCCACGAAGCGTTTCGGGCCGCGGGCATTCCCCACGAGCTGGTGCACACGGGCCAGCACTACGACGAGGCCATGTCGAAGGTGTTCTTCGAGGATCTCGGGATGCCGCGCCCCATCGTGGATCTCGAGGTAGGCAGCGGCTCTCACGCCCAGCAGACCGGCGCCGTGATGGTGGGGCTCGAGACGTTTTTCGGAAAAACGAAGCCTCGGGGCGTGCTGGTTGTGGGGGATGTCAACAGCACCATGGCGGCCTCGATCGTGTGCGCCAAGATGGGCATCTTCGTGGCGCATGTCGAGGCGGGCCTGCGCTCGGGCGACTGGCGCATGCCCGAGGAGGTCAACCGCGTGGTCACCGACTCGGTCTGCGATCTTCTGCTCACGCCCAGCCCCGAAGCCGACGAGAACCTGCTCCGCGAGGGATGTGACGCTGCTTCCATCGTGCGCGTGGGCAACGTGATGATCGACACCCTCATGGCCCACCTGCCACGGGCCCAGGCTTTGGACGTGCCGGCCCGCTTCGGCGTTTCGCCCGGCCAGTACGCCGTGCTGACCCTGCACCGCCCCTCGAACGTGGACGATCCCGCCGTGCTGGGCGGCATCCTGGGCGCGGTGGCCCAGATCGCCGCCCGCTTGCCGGTGGTGTTCCCCGTACATCCGCGGACGCGCAAACAGGCGGCGGCAAGTGGCCTGGCGGACGTGATGGAGAAGACGCCCGGCCTCGTGCTGTGCGATCCTCTGGGGTACCTCGAGTTCCTCAGCCTCTCGAGCCGTGCGCGGCTGGCGCTCACGGATTCGGGGGGGCTTCAGGAGGAGACCACGGCGCTCGGCATTCCCTGCCTTACGCTGCGCGAGAACACCGAGCGCCCCGTCACCCTCACCGAGGGAACCAACACCCTGGTGGGCACCAACCCCGACGCCATCGTGCGGGAAGCCATCGCAGCCCTCGAGGGCAAAAAGGCCGGGCGCGTGCCCGCGCTCTGGGATGGGCACACCGCCCCACGCATCGTGGACGCCATTCGCCCCTTCGCCTGA
- a CDS encoding DUF1588 domain-containing protein, whose protein sequence is MTRASMHRVRVWGAAGALVGAVCACEPQSHLLAVRAGVDAGASESFDAASPSSPPADGQGREARAPLDMGEPATPPRVDEEAFITQVAKLLWRGAPDATLAEAVRNPGAATPQDLENVVRTALRDERSGRGLSAFTREWLDLEPLERSDDATLSDVKMKSQEVQAFVIFAYRSQDALDDFLARRPTRFRFRPSAFDPGNFKDLRLGSYEDNTRSGLLSLPGVVVRAGSLQSVSQFILSDEPLYNLPARGVFVLEKVLCAKTPTPPGPTRPLVRTKGDTTVDRYRSLYEPECLACHKEIDGVGTLFEDYDRLGNHRTEENGFPTLPRWTLTLESPGVKGLGIEEFGTRVVTSVRAYQCHLAHWWKYLTGKPVDLENPEQRALAEELANAQADVQEFPVRLLLSEAFLDRFVVP, encoded by the coding sequence ATGACCCGGGCGTCGATGCACAGGGTACGTGTGTGGGGGGCCGCCGGTGCCCTCGTGGGGGCCGTGTGCGCCTGCGAGCCGCAGTCCCATCTTTTGGCCGTCCGGGCGGGGGTTGATGCAGGCGCCAGCGAGTCCTTCGATGCCGCAAGTCCCTCGTCTCCGCCGGCAGATGGCCAGGGCAGGGAGGCACGCGCCCCTCTCGACATGGGCGAGCCTGCCACACCCCCGCGTGTGGACGAGGAGGCCTTCATCACCCAGGTTGCCAAACTGCTGTGGCGTGGTGCGCCGGATGCCACTTTGGCAGAGGCGGTCCGCAACCCAGGCGCGGCCACACCCCAGGACCTCGAAAACGTGGTGCGCACGGCCCTGCGCGACGAGAGATCCGGCCGCGGGCTGAGTGCGTTCACCCGAGAGTGGCTCGACCTCGAGCCGCTCGAGCGTTCGGACGACGCTACGCTGAGCGACGTGAAGATGAAGTCGCAAGAGGTGCAGGCCTTCGTGATCTTCGCGTACCGAAGCCAAGACGCACTCGACGACTTCCTCGCCAGGCGCCCCACGCGGTTTCGTTTCCGGCCCTCAGCCTTCGATCCTGGGAACTTCAAGGACCTGCGGCTCGGAAGCTACGAAGATAACACCCGTTCGGGCCTTCTGAGCCTGCCGGGTGTGGTGGTGCGCGCGGGCAGTCTGCAAAGCGTCTCCCAGTTCATCCTCTCGGACGAGCCCCTCTACAACCTCCCGGCGCGTGGGGTTTTTGTCCTCGAAAAGGTCCTCTGCGCGAAGACGCCCACGCCCCCCGGACCCACCCGACCCCTCGTTCGTACAAAGGGCGACACGACAGTGGACAGGTACCGGAGTCTGTACGAGCCGGAGTGCCTCGCGTGCCACAAGGAGATTGACGGCGTCGGCACGCTCTTCGAGGACTACGACCGGCTGGGTAACCATCGCACGGAAGAAAATGGCTTTCCCACCCTGCCCCGATGGACCTTGACCCTCGAGTCCCCGGGCGTGAAGGGACTGGGCATCGAGGAGTTTGGCACGCGCGTGGTGACGTCCGTGAGGGCCTACCAATGCCACCTGGCCCACTGGTGGAAGTACCTTACAGGGAAGCCCGTCGACCTCGAAAACCCAGAGCAGCGGGCGCTTGCCGAGGAGTTGGCCAACGCGCAAGCGGATGTGCAGGAGTTTCCCGTCAGGCTCCTGCTCTCGGAGGCGTTCCTGGACCGGTTTGTGGTCCCGTGA
- a CDS encoding TIGR02266 family protein, with translation MATNPAKAPEPQGSERRQHHRFDFEVEVGFETETNFYTGLTQDISSGGLFVATHNLKPVGSKFMLQFKLPGASVAMELEVEVRWLRETSSLHRSDGPHGMGVRFVNLTNEQRSRIELFLKQRESLFYDDE, from the coding sequence GTGGCGACAAACCCGGCGAAAGCACCAGAGCCCCAGGGAAGCGAGCGGCGTCAGCACCACCGCTTCGACTTCGAGGTAGAGGTGGGCTTCGAGACCGAAACCAACTTCTACACGGGGTTGACTCAGGACATCAGCTCCGGCGGCCTCTTCGTAGCCACACACAACCTGAAGCCCGTGGGCTCGAAGTTCATGCTTCAGTTCAAGCTTCCCGGTGCGTCGGTGGCCATGGAGCTCGAGGTGGAGGTGCGGTGGCTCCGGGAAACCTCGTCGTTGCACCGCTCCGATGGTCCTCACGGCATGGGCGTTCGTTTCGTGAACCTCACGAACGAGCAACGCAGCCGCATCGAGCTTTTCCTCAAACAGCGTGAGTCGTTGTTCTACGACGACGAATGA
- a CDS encoding sigma-70 family RNA polymerase sigma factor codes for MSKLTLVSSRPAVERRPSRPSDRDPEREDDVRDLASIYRRHAAEVSRWAQRLGGPGMDPEDIVHDVFLVVQRRLPEWRGDAKLSTWLYEITVRVVQDRRRSVRRRRLLWPFKRGLAQDELLACVPDGGPSIVEDIERRQSTALLYKLLDDLDDKYRTAVILFELEGLSCQEIATVTNASVQNVWVRLSRGREKLAQALLAWTAGEARQ; via the coding sequence GTGTCGAAGCTCACCCTGGTCTCCTCGCGCCCCGCTGTCGAACGCCGGCCGTCCCGGCCGTCCGACCGCGATCCCGAAAGGGAGGACGACGTGCGCGACCTCGCGTCCATCTACCGCCGCCACGCAGCCGAGGTGTCCCGGTGGGCCCAGCGTCTCGGCGGTCCGGGCATGGATCCCGAGGACATCGTTCACGACGTGTTCCTGGTGGTTCAACGCCGCCTGCCCGAGTGGCGGGGAGACGCCAAGCTTTCCACCTGGCTCTACGAGATCACCGTGCGGGTCGTTCAGGACCGCCGCCGGTCGGTGCGCCGGCGCCGCCTGCTGTGGCCCTTCAAGCGCGGCTTGGCACAAGACGAGCTGCTTGCGTGTGTGCCCGACGGGGGGCCCTCGATTGTCGAGGACATCGAGCGGCGGCAGTCCACGGCGTTGCTCTACAAGTTGCTGGATGATCTCGATGATAAGTACCGCACGGCGGTGATCTTGTTCGAGCTCGAGGGGCTTTCCTGCCAAGAAATCGCAACAGTCACGAACGCCTCGGTGCAAAATGTTTGGGTGCGGTTGTCCCGGGGACGCGAAAAGCTGGCCCAGGCTTTGTTGGCCTGGACCGCGGGGGAGGCGCGGCAATGA
- the rfbC gene encoding dTDP-4-dehydrorhamnose 3,5-epimerase has product MNFSPAELPEVLHIEPRVFADPRGAFFEAFRGNVFAEAGLPSFVQENQSQSVPGTLRGLHYQLDRPQAKLVRVVRGRIYDVAVDIRRGSPTFGRWVARELSEANRSMLFIPAGFAHGFCVLGDEPADVIYKCSDYYSGAADQRGVTWNDPRLGIPWPVAAPLLSEKDQVYEALSEDRADLPTWKPPAPRP; this is encoded by the coding sequence GTGAATTTTTCTCCTGCCGAGCTACCCGAGGTCCTGCACATCGAGCCGCGCGTGTTCGCCGACCCGCGGGGGGCGTTCTTCGAGGCCTTCAGGGGCAACGTGTTCGCCGAAGCCGGTCTGCCAAGCTTCGTGCAGGAAAATCAGTCGCAATCGGTGCCGGGCACCCTGCGGGGCTTGCATTACCAACTGGACCGGCCGCAAGCCAAACTGGTGCGGGTGGTCCGCGGCCGCATCTACGACGTGGCCGTCGACATCCGCCGGGGTTCGCCCACCTTCGGGCGCTGGGTGGCGCGGGAGCTCTCTGAGGCGAACCGTTCGATGCTCTTCATCCCGGCAGGGTTCGCCCACGGTTTTTGTGTACTGGGCGATGAGCCGGCCGACGTGATCTACAAGTGCTCCGATTACTATTCGGGGGCCGCCGACCAGCGGGGTGTGACGTGGAACGATCCGCGGCTCGGCATCCCGTGGCCTGTCGCGGCGCCCTTGCTTTCGGAAAAGGATCAAGTTTACGAGGCTTTGTCCGAAGATCGCGCTGACCTGCCCACGTGGAAGCCCCCCGCGCCGCGCCCCTGA
- a CDS encoding DUF3516 domain-containing protein — MAKLLLPPSSSPADADALLGAFLDHVSELGLSLYPAQEEAIFALLDERHVVLSTPTGSGKSLVAMALMYKALSQGKSAHYTCPVKALVNEKFFDLCRTFGPKNVGLQTGDASVNPSAPLICSTAEILSNQTLRGSRAPDCVVMDEFHYYGDRERGIAWQLPLIALPKTQFLLMSATLGDMSGIITRLEGLSGRQVVHVRGMQRPVPLTFSYREELIHEAVVDLVTRGRAPVYVVNFTQRAAAEQAQALTSLDFMSKEEKATLKGHLAKERFTSPYGKELLRFLRAGIGLHHAGLLPRYRRLVERLAQQGLLKVVSGTDTLGVGVNIPIRTVLFTQLCKYDGEKDTLLPARDFHQVAGRAGRKGFDDEGFVAALAPAHIVENRRLQDKAKTKKFTKRQPPKKGFVHWDQGTFERLIAAVPEPLASQFQVSHGLLLAVLQSEGTDPRRGAGYRRLLDLIAHCHDSDVLKRRHKRGAARMFRALCAAGLIELQRDERARNPYPVVHTDLQQDFSLNQTLGLYLVETLDLLDPGTETYAFDVLALVESILENPRTLLLAQLDRAKGERVAELKAEGVDYEARMQELEGMEWPKPNRDFIYETFNAFADRHPWVGQDNISPKGITRELLEQHGSFNDFVRSLGVARSEGVLLRYLTDSYKTLVQSVPRKHHTEPVEELALTLGAVVRTVDASLLEEWETLMDPEAAAARLAEGEALERAMAEATRNRNARRPLWEDPKALLVRVRTELHRLVSALARKDWEEALDALHQPETAETPWSALRLSEALAPFFAQYGTLLATPASRAPQNTTLRPLGDRSWEAVQRLCDPERHDDWALVARIELDPALRAGLPEDTPLITLDSIAGT; from the coding sequence ATGGCGAAGCTTCTGCTCCCCCCCTCCTCGTCGCCCGCCGACGCCGACGCCTTGCTCGGCGCGTTCCTCGACCACGTGTCAGAGCTCGGCCTCTCGCTCTACCCCGCTCAGGAGGAAGCCATCTTCGCCCTGCTCGACGAACGGCACGTCGTGCTGTCGACGCCGACGGGCTCGGGCAAGTCACTCGTGGCGATGGCCCTGATGTACAAGGCATTGAGCCAGGGAAAGTCAGCCCACTACACCTGCCCGGTCAAGGCGCTGGTGAACGAGAAGTTCTTCGATCTCTGCCGCACTTTTGGGCCCAAGAACGTGGGTCTGCAGACCGGCGACGCGTCGGTCAACCCCTCCGCCCCGCTCATCTGCAGCACGGCCGAGATCCTCTCGAATCAAACGCTGCGAGGCAGCCGGGCGCCGGACTGCGTGGTGATGGACGAGTTCCACTACTACGGTGACCGGGAGCGGGGCATCGCGTGGCAGCTCCCCCTCATCGCGCTGCCGAAAACGCAGTTTCTGTTGATGTCGGCCACTCTGGGCGACATGTCCGGGATCATCACGCGCCTCGAGGGCCTGTCGGGACGGCAGGTCGTGCACGTGCGAGGCATGCAGCGGCCCGTGCCGCTCACGTTCTCGTACCGGGAGGAATTGATTCACGAGGCCGTCGTGGATCTGGTGACCCGCGGGCGGGCGCCGGTGTACGTGGTGAACTTCACCCAGCGCGCGGCCGCCGAACAAGCCCAAGCCCTCACGAGCCTCGATTTCATGAGCAAGGAGGAGAAGGCAACCCTCAAGGGCCACTTGGCCAAAGAGCGCTTCACCAGCCCCTACGGCAAGGAGCTGCTGCGCTTTTTGCGCGCGGGCATCGGGCTTCACCATGCGGGGCTCTTGCCGCGCTACCGGCGCCTGGTTGAACGCCTGGCCCAGCAGGGCTTGCTCAAGGTGGTGAGCGGCACGGACACGCTCGGCGTGGGCGTGAACATCCCCATCCGGACGGTGCTGTTCACGCAGCTTTGCAAATACGACGGTGAGAAGGACACGCTCTTGCCCGCCCGCGACTTTCACCAGGTGGCGGGCCGCGCCGGGCGCAAGGGCTTCGACGACGAAGGCTTCGTGGCGGCTTTGGCCCCTGCGCACATCGTGGAAAACCGGCGCCTCCAGGACAAGGCCAAAACCAAGAAGTTCACGAAACGCCAGCCGCCCAAAAAGGGCTTCGTGCACTGGGATCAGGGCACCTTCGAACGTTTGATCGCCGCCGTACCCGAACCGCTGGCGTCGCAGTTTCAGGTGAGCCACGGCCTCTTGCTCGCGGTGCTGCAAAGCGAGGGCACAGACCCGCGCCGGGGCGCAGGCTACCGCAGGCTGCTGGATCTCATCGCCCACTGCCACGATAGCGACGTACTCAAGCGGCGCCACAAGCGCGGCGCCGCCCGCATGTTCCGGGCGCTCTGCGCCGCGGGGCTCATCGAGCTGCAACGGGACGAGCGCGCCCGCAACCCCTACCCCGTGGTGCACACGGATCTTCAGCAAGACTTCTCGCTCAACCAGACGCTGGGGCTTTACCTGGTAGAGACGCTCGACCTGCTCGATCCCGGCACCGAGACCTACGCGTTCGACGTGCTGGCGCTCGTCGAGTCGATTCTCGAAAACCCCCGCACGCTGCTCTTGGCGCAGCTCGATCGCGCCAAGGGAGAGCGCGTGGCCGAGCTCAAGGCGGAAGGTGTCGACTACGAGGCCCGCATGCAAGAGCTCGAGGGCATGGAGTGGCCCAAGCCGAACCGCGACTTCATCTACGAGACGTTCAACGCCTTCGCCGATCGTCACCCCTGGGTGGGGCAGGACAACATCTCTCCGAAAGGCATCACCCGCGAGCTCCTCGAGCAGCACGGCAGCTTCAACGACTTCGTGCGCAGCCTGGGTGTGGCGCGCTCGGAGGGGGTGCTGCTGCGCTACCTCACCGACAGCTACAAAACGCTGGTTCAGTCGGTGCCTCGCAAGCACCACACGGAGCCCGTGGAAGAGCTGGCGCTGACCCTGGGGGCCGTGGTGCGCACCGTGGACGCCAGCCTGCTCGAAGAGTGGGAGACCTTGATGGACCCGGAGGCCGCCGCGGCCCGGCTGGCCGAAGGCGAGGCCCTCGAACGCGCAATGGCGGAGGCCACCCGCAACCGCAACGCGCGCCGGCCGTTGTGGGAAGATCCGAAGGCGTTGCTCGTGCGGGTCCGCACCGAGCTGCACAGGCTGGTGAGTGCTCTGGCCCGGAAGGACTGGGAAGAAGCGCTCGACGCCCTCCACCAGCCCGAGACCGCGGAGACGCCCTGGTCGGCGCTGCGCCTGTCCGAAGCGCTCGCCCCCTTCTTCGCTCAGTACGGCACGCTCTTGGCCACACCCGCGTCACGCGCCCCCCAGAACACCACCCTTCGCCCGCTCGGCGACAGGAGCTGGGAAGCTGTCCAGCGGCTCTGCGACCCGGAACGCCACGATGACTGGGCCCTGGTCGCCCGCATCGAGCTCGATCCTGCGCTGCGCGCGGGGCTGCCTGAAGACACGCCCCTCATCACGCTCGACAGCATCGCGGGCACCTGA
- a CDS encoding fumarylacetoacetate hydrolase family protein, which translates to MKFATRRDGSRDGTLWVVRRDGCVGTPAPAPFDTLQRALDAWPRAAPVLEAVQAALEAGAVAGHPVDPATLAAPLPRAYEWLDASAFLNHVVLARTARGALPPEDLETNPLMYQGGSGALAGPCEPFLLDDPSLGLDFEAELGVILGDVPLGVSEDHALACVRLVTLLNDWTYRNLVPGELAKGFGFLQAKPTTAFAPFVVTPDELGAYWNEGRPDLTVTCSLNGRRVGQLSTRQMHFSFGALVAHAARTRRLTAGTLLGSGTISQDDPHGGFACIAEQRARALVAGGELHAYLAAGDRVRIEAEAPGLPALRLFGALDLHVTGPQTGPGTPPRAGA; encoded by the coding sequence ATGAAGTTCGCCACACGGCGCGACGGCAGCCGCGACGGGACGCTGTGGGTCGTTCGGCGCGATGGGTGTGTAGGCACGCCGGCCCCGGCGCCGTTCGACACGCTCCAGCGTGCGCTCGACGCGTGGCCGCGGGCCGCTCCCGTGCTCGAGGCGGTCCAGGCTGCCCTGGAGGCCGGTGCCGTGGCCGGCCACCCCGTGGACCCGGCCACTTTGGCGGCGCCGCTGCCTCGCGCCTACGAATGGCTCGACGCCTCCGCTTTTTTGAACCACGTCGTGCTGGCACGCACAGCGCGGGGAGCGCTGCCCCCGGAGGACCTGGAGACGAACCCGCTCATGTACCAGGGCGGCAGCGGGGCGCTCGCAGGCCCCTGCGAACCGTTTTTGCTCGACGATCCCAGCTTGGGCCTCGACTTCGAGGCCGAGCTCGGCGTCATTCTGGGTGACGTGCCGCTCGGGGTCTCGGAAGACCATGCGCTGGCCTGCGTACGCCTGGTCACGCTGCTCAACGACTGGACGTACAGAAACCTTGTGCCGGGCGAGCTGGCCAAGGGGTTCGGGTTCCTGCAGGCGAAGCCCACGACCGCTTTTGCGCCCTTTGTGGTCACGCCCGACGAACTGGGCGCGTATTGGAACGAGGGGCGCCCCGACCTGACCGTCACCTGCTCACTGAATGGCCGCCGCGTGGGCCAGTTGTCCACGCGGCAGATGCACTTTTCGTTCGGCGCGTTGGTCGCCCACGCGGCGCGCACGCGGAGGCTGACGGCAGGCACGCTGCTCGGCAGCGGCACCATCTCCCAGGACGATCCCCATGGCGGCTTCGCTTGCATCGCCGAGCAACGCGCCCGGGCGCTCGTTGCGGGCGGCGAGCTACACGCCTATCTCGCGGCGGGAGATCGGGTGCGTATCGAAGCGGAGGCGCCGGGGCTACCCGCGTTGCGGCTCTTCGGCGCGCTCGATCTGCACGTCACGGGACCACAAACCGGTCCAGGAACGCCTCCGAGAGCAGGAGCCTGA